CCCCCCCCTAAAGAAGGGGGAGGGGAAGCGGGAGACCAAAAGTGGAGGCTCATTCAGCTACCTGATGAAACGTCAAAAACCATAAAAAATGATTGTAAAGATGGAAAAACCGGGAAGCCGGGATTATGCAAAGGTCTTATTAATCAATAGTATGGCACGAGCAGGGACATATCCCCATTACCCTTTTGTGCCATTAGGTAAAACTTTTAATTGTTTTCTGTAAACAGGAAGATAATTTCTGTGGATCATGCCTGACAATTCCGCCTGATTCATCCAGAAAATCTTCTTCCAAAATCAATTTGTCGGTTTTTTGATATTCCTGCAGAAATGGGTCAACAGGATATGCTTTTTGCGCCGCATAACTTTGCAGTATGTTTTCAGACGGTTGTTTTTGATTGATAAGCACTATATCGATAGCTCTGCCAAGATAATGTTCTGTATGTAGGATAAAATCACCAGCTGAAAAAGAATCAGTTTCACCATATTTTGTCATAATATTAATTATATAAATGATTTTTGCGTGAGTTTTCTGTATAGATTCTCTGACGCCTGAAACCAAAAGATTTGGAATTATACTTGTATATAGATCTCCCGGTCCTATTATCAGATAGTCCGCTGTCTCGATTGTCTGTATTACCGGAGGATAAACTTCGATGCTGTCACTGTGGTGGGGAACCAGAAAAACATTTTTTATTTTCTCACGTTGTTGCCCGCGGGGCATATCAATCGCGGATTCTCCGAATAACTTCATTCCATCAGTAAGTTCGGCAACTAAAGTAGCTTTTTTGACAGTAACCGGATACACCGTGCCTCTGGTTTCCAGCACTTCGCACAATGCTTCTACTCCTGCCGGAAAACTCCCCGCATACTGTGAAAGTATGGTCAGGAGCATATTCCCAGCGTTATGCCCCTTGAGCCTTTCATGAGTCTGAAATCGGGATTGGAATATCTGCCTCGCCGTATCGCGATGGGGTGATAATGCTAATACGCATTTAAGTATATCGCCTGGAGGCAAAACACCATATTCATCGCGAAGTCTCCCAGTGCTTCCCCCGCTGTCCACCATGGAAACCACAGCCTTAATATCAAAATCATCAAGATCCCTTAAACCGGAAAGCAATATATATTGACCACTGCCGCCACCGATTGTAACAATTTTATGATTTTTCATTCAATCTCCCATACTGTCGGCCAAAATACTTATCGGAAGTTTCAATATGATGCTGATGCCGACATAAAAACCAATACATTTTGAACAAAATATCTATACTATGACAATGCTTTGCTATTTATGCATCAATATTCTCTCAGTATAACTAATCGCATTTTTGCAAAAAATCTATAATCGAAATGTTATTATAGTTGATTTTATTGTCAACATTACAGAAAAAATGTCTTTTTAACTTAAATTTCTTCATTGTAAGTTATTTCTCTCTGTTATCATTGAATGACGAAATTCTTCAACGTGCAACTTTGCAGGAACTGGGGTGAACAAGCTTTTCTCATTATGTACGGCTTCTGCTTATAATGATATAATAAAAAGTCAATTACTTCTCGGGAGCGTATATGATCTTCAGGAAAAAGGAAAACATCTCAACACTGGACGATGTTCTCGAATTAAGCTGGAAATTTCTCCATGACGGCGTTCGAAACTTCAAGAGTCCGTTTCACTACTCAACCCTTACCACCATAGATGACAATGAACCTCAGGCGCGGATCGTTATCCTGAGGGAGTTTTCAGAAAAAGACCGGACATTGGTATGTCACTGCGATGCCCGAGGTTCCAAGGTTTTACAGATCCAAAATAATCCAAATGTAAGCTGGCTGTTCTATAATCCTAAAAAGTGGCTGCAGCTGCGCCTTTCCGGAACCGCTTCGGTTCATACCGACGATAACACTGCTGAATCACAATGGGAAAAGGTACGCCTGCCCCATAGAATCAACTACTGCGCCGAAATCTCGCCGGGTTCACCTACGGGAAAACCCACTTCGGGTCTCCCGGATTTTCTCCGGGATAAAGCGCCTAAATTGCTTGACAGTTCAATGGCCCGTAAAAACTTTGCTGCCATTGTCTGCCGATTCGATGAAATGGACTGGCTGCTGTTGAAATTGACAGGGCACATCCGGGCTAAATTTCATTGGAAAGATAATCGAATGGACGCATCCTGGGTCATCCCTTAATTTGAATGCCGACCAGCAATATTTGTTCGTTTCCAATGGCTGGCCTTTATGTTTTTTTGTTTTGTTTCTTGAGTATTTTTAGTTCTTTTCTCCTGGACGGTCAGTGGCATGTTCGGGGATATTGATCTGCGGCGGTCTGCTTCGCCTTGCGATCCTCCGACGTACATTGAGTACGTCTGCGGCCTGCAAATCTCACAGCCCATCCACATCTGCAAAATCCCCGACATGCCGCTGCCCACTCAACCCGGATTCACATATGCGCTTATGTGAATCCGGGATAAACAAGGGGGCAAATTTTATCATTTTCATTTCTTTTTTTCTCTCCCCTGTTTTCTCTTTGTAAAAGCTTGTATATATTCATTCTGTGAACCATTGCGCCTGTATCTTCTCACTCCATGCCATTGTCCGTCCACGAGAACGAAAAAAATAATCAGAATATGAAAAGTGTCACAGGATCAGTTGTCAAACTGCTCTTTAAACGGCGACTGCCAGGCGTTCCTTAAAAGGTTGATGTTTGTATCTATTATTGTA
This genomic window from Pseudomonadota bacterium contains:
- a CDS encoding YvcK family protein, whose translation is MKNHKIVTIGGGSGQYILLSGLRDLDDFDIKAVVSMVDSGGSTGRLRDEYGVLPPGDILKCVLALSPHRDTARQIFQSRFQTHERLKGHNAGNMLLTILSQYAGSFPAGVEALCEVLETRGTVYPVTVKKATLVAELTDGMKLFGESAIDMPRGQQREKIKNVFLVPHHSDSIEVYPPVIQTIETADYLIIGPGDLYTSIIPNLLVSGVRESIQKTHAKIIYIINIMTKYGETDSFSAGDFILHTEHYLGRAIDIVLINQKQPSENILQSYAAQKAYPVDPFLQEYQKTDKLILEEDFLDESGGIVRHDPQKLSSCLQKTIKSFT
- a CDS encoding pyridoxamine 5'-phosphate oxidase family protein, which produces MIFRKKENISTLDDVLELSWKFLHDGVRNFKSPFHYSTLTTIDDNEPQARIVILREFSEKDRTLVCHCDARGSKVLQIQNNPNVSWLFYNPKKWLQLRLSGTASVHTDDNTAESQWEKVRLPHRINYCAEISPGSPTGKPTSGLPDFLRDKAPKLLDSSMARKNFAAIVCRFDEMDWLLLKLTGHIRAKFHWKDNRMDASWVIP